A part of Vanessa tameamea isolate UH-Manoa-2023 chromosome 20, ilVanTame1 primary haplotype, whole genome shotgun sequence genomic DNA contains:
- the LOC113391440 gene encoding gamma-taxilin codes for MEATQNEVLKESSDSVSPESNKEEKPPTQKPAIQDPPKKSKKDDRSKKDDKNVEQFMKSLNSVPNVDEKLSLVCKKYVQATEDNKKLQFYIKQSDKRYALLSKEKEQLQLEYNKTILVKSKLENLCRELQKQNKAIKEESLLKIREEEERRKETQTKFQNTLSEITTLLQQNNEKNAKLRDDNISMTEKFKSVVQQYQLREQQVDKMAKQMTLETQLSDAKLQKASLEHQAERERILAEMEQMKVTLAQYRAKIIELQGTESSLKGQLAIYMEKYDEFQNALVKSNQVFGGFKEQMEKMSKKIQKLEKESLSWKKRWETSQTALLDMCGERQASEERAAASAKHLLQMQSLCRTLQAERTVLLSTLKEHNIERPALPAPPPAPPAPPAPAAPAAPSSDAKVDAMAANCAQLRQSLAHLQTQLNVLTNKNNTKEESPIPEKPKKSKSKKNKSDKQAQKASQESSKAKEADSESSVKDTPKEISPSVEETKVENEQETDEKIDSKTMESLIQAINMANINICDLEVVTDDIDKPIGDINEAKAVLIEEIIELQNNELSNKVVSSENETKSENIVVTTDVEPKGVAVTNTESIKEPGDLEKEKIAEETPVST; via the exons atggaaGCGACACAAAATGAAGTACTAAAAGAAAGTTCAGATAGTGTTTCGCCGGAAAGTAATAAAGAA GAAAAACCACCCACACAAAAACCAGCCATTCAAGATCCACCAAAGAAATCAAAAAAAGATGATCGTTCCAAAAAAGATGACAAAAACGTTGAACAATTTATGAAATCACTTAACTCAGTACCAAATGTTGATGAAAAACTGTCATTGgtgtgtaaaaaatatgtacaagcGACCgaagacaataaaaaattacaattctaCATCAAACAGTCAGATAAACGCTATGCATTGCTATCCAAAGAGAAGGAGCAATTGCAActtgaatacaataaaacaatattagttAAATCTAAGTTGGAAAATCTGTGTCGAGAGTTGCAGAAACAGAATAAAGCtattaag GAAGAATCTCTTCTCAAAATTCGAGAGGAAGAAGAGAGACGTAAGGAAACACAAACCAAGTTTCAGAACACCCTCTCtgaaataacaacattattgcaacaaaacaatgaaaaaaatgcTAAATTGAGGGATGACAATATTAGTATGACGGAGAAGTTTAAAAGTGTTGTACAACAGTATCAGTTGAGGGAGCAACAG gtGGACAAAATGGCTAAACAAATGACCTTAGAAACTCAATTATCTGATGCGAAATTGCAAAAAGCCTCTCTAGAGCATCAAGCAGAAAGAGAACGTATTCTAGCCGAGATGGAACAGATGAAGGTGACCCTTGCACAGTACAGGGCGAAGATCATCGAACTACAGGGCACAGAGTCATCGTTGAAGGGTCAGCTGGCAATTTACATGGAGAAGTATGATGAGTTCCAGAATGCTTTGGTGAAGAGTAATCAAGTATTTGGTGGTTTTAAAGAACAAATGGAAAAG ATgtcaaaaaaaattcaaaagttaGAAAAAGAATCACTTTCATGGAAAAAACGTTGGGAGACCTCACAAACTGCTCTCTTGGACATGTGTGGAGAGAGGCAGGCTAGCGAGGAGCGAGCCGCCGCCTCAGCAAAACATCTCTTGCAGATGCAGAGTCTGTGTCGAACTCTACAG GCGGAGCGCACGGTGCTGCTGAGCACGCTGAAGGAGCACAACATCGAGCGGCCCGCGctgcccgcgccgccgcccgcgccgcccgcgccccccgcgcccgccgcgcccgccgcgccctcCAGCGACGCCAAG GTTGATGCAATGGCAGCGAATTGTGCACAATTAAGACAGAGTCTTGCACATCTACAAACTCAATTGAACGtactaactaataaaaataacactaaaGAAGAATCTCCGATACCAGAGAAACCGAAAAAGTCAAAATCGAAAAAGAATAAGTCGGATAAACAAGCACAAAAAGCGAGTCAAGAAAGTAGTAAAGCGAAAGAAGCGGACAGTGAATCAAGTGTTAAAGATACGCCAAAGGAAATCTCACCCAGTGTTGAGGAAACTAAAGTTGAAAACGAACAAGAAACAGACGAGAAAATAGATAGTAAAACAATGGAAAGTCTCATACAAGCAATTAACATggctaatataaatatttgcgaTTTAGAAGTTGTTACTGATGATATTGATAAACCAATCGGTGACATTAATGAAGCAAAGGCAGTATTAATAGAAGAAATAATCGAACTACAAAACAATGAGCTGAGTAATAAAGTTGTTTCAAGtgaaaacgaaacaaaaagCGAAAATATAGTTGTTACAACTGACGTTGAACCAAAAGGAGTCGCAGTTACGAATACTGAATCAATCAAAGAACCTGGTGATCTTGAAAAGGAAAAAATTGCTGAAGAAACACCAGTCAGTACATAA
- the LOC113391437 gene encoding WAS/WASL-interacting protein family member 3 isoform X2, which translates to MTSTSFNVGLGDGSRSSSRVLRPPGGGHTDIFGGEPEPTRGRRPAPATAASLIQGYGDEPAKPTNGAVTPSQNGQASEPHEAPAPPAPVPEPAQEAPIPQAASTPNAAPTPTTPPEPKSMSPKAVTPTEPRNEAPKRVRVPPGGFSSGLW; encoded by the exons ATGACTTCTACATCTTTTAACGTTGGCCTCGGAGACGGATCTCGTTCGTCCAGCCGAGTGCTTCGCCCCCCTGGTGGCGGTCACACGGACATCTTTGGTGGGGAGCCCGAACCCACCCGAGGCCGCCGTCCCGCTCCTGCCACCGCAGCTAGTCTAATCCaag GTTATGGAGATGAGCCAGCGAAGCCAACAAACGGTGCAGTAACCCCTAGCCAAAACGGTCAAGCGAGCGAACCCCACGAAGCTCCAGCGCCTCCCGCCCCAGTCCCAGAGCCAGCACAAGAAGCCCCCATACCACAAGCTGCCTCGACACCTAATGCTGCCCCAACAC CTACAACACCCCCTGAGCCCAAATCTATGAGCCCCAAAGCGGTCACACCCACGGAACCCAGGAACGAGGCACCTAAGCGCGTCCGTGTGCCTCCCGGTGGTTTTTCCTCTGGACTCTGGTAA
- the LOC113391437 gene encoding uncharacterized protein LOC113391437 isoform X1: MTSTSFNVGLGDGSRSSSRVLRPPGGGHTDIFGGEPEPTRGRRPAPATAASLIQGYGDEPAKPTNGAVTPSQNGQASEPHEAPAPPAPVPEPAQEAPIPQAASTPNAAPTPNAAPTPNAAPTPTTPPEPKSMSPKAVTPTEPRNEAPKRVRVPPGGFSSGLW; this comes from the exons ATGACTTCTACATCTTTTAACGTTGGCCTCGGAGACGGATCTCGTTCGTCCAGCCGAGTGCTTCGCCCCCCTGGTGGCGGTCACACGGACATCTTTGGTGGGGAGCCCGAACCCACCCGAGGCCGCCGTCCCGCTCCTGCCACCGCAGCTAGTCTAATCCaag GTTATGGAGATGAGCCAGCGAAGCCAACAAACGGTGCAGTAACCCCTAGCCAAAACGGTCAAGCGAGCGAACCCCACGAAGCTCCAGCGCCTCCCGCCCCAGTCCCAGAGCCAGCACAAGAAGCCCCCATACCACAAGCTGCCTCGACACCTAATGCTGCCCCAACACCTAATGCTGCCCCAACACCTAATGCTGCCCCCACACCTACAACACCCCCTGAGCCCAAATCTATGAGCCCCAAAGCGGTCACACCCACGGAACCCAGGAACGAGGCACCTAAGCGCGTCCGTGTGCCTCCCGGTGGTTTTTCCTCTGGACTCTGGTAA